The Engystomops pustulosus chromosome 4, aEngPut4.maternal, whole genome shotgun sequence genome contains a region encoding:
- the RBM17 gene encoding splicing factor 45 → MSLYDDLGVETSDSKTEGWSKNFKLLQSQLQVKKAALTQAKTQRTKQSTVLAPVIDLKRGSTDDRQIIDTPPHAATGMKDPVPGGFSTGDVLVPLADEYDPMYPNEYEKVVKRQREERQRQRELERQKEIEEREKRRKDRHEASGFSRRPDPESDEEEEFDRERRKRTIGGAAIAPPTSLVEKDRESIVPSYDDEPRPRPPIPKAAIPPPIYDEPERPRSPSGPSNSFLANMGGTVAHKIMQKYGFREGQGLGKHEQGLSTALSVEKTSKRGGKIIVGDLADKVDASKKNDPNPLTEILKCPTKVVLLRNMVGAGEVDEDLEGETKEECEKYGKVAKCVIFEIPGAPDDEAVRIFLEFERVESAIKAVVDLNGRYFGGRIVKACFYNLDKFRTLDLGD, encoded by the exons ATGTCTTTATATGATGATTTAGGAGTGGAGACAAGCGACTCAAAAACAGAAGGATGGTCAAAAAACTTCAAGCTTCTGCAATCACAGCTACAGGTTAAAAAGGCAGCTCTAACACAAGCAAAG ACCCAGAGGACAAAACAGAGTACAGTACTTGCTCCTGTAATTGATCTTAAGCGAGGCAGTACAGATGACCGACAGATAATTGATACCCCACCTCATGCTGCTACTGGAATGAAA GACCCTGTTCCTGGAGGGTTTTCTACAGGAGATGTCTTGGTTCCATTAGCTGATGAGTACGATCCTATGTACCCTAATGAATATGAAAAAGTGGTTAAACGTCAGAGAGAGGAAAGGCAACGTCAGCGTGAGCTGGAAAGGCAAAAGGAAATTGAGGAACGAGAAAA GCGGAGAAAGGACCGTCATGAAGCCAGTGGGTTTTCCCGTAGACCTGATCCTGAATCTGATGAAGAAGAAGAATTTGACAGGGAGAGGCGTAAACGAA CAATTGGAGGAGCAGCTATTGCACCACCTACGTCACTTGTTGAGAAGGATCGGGAAT ctaTTGTGCCTTCTTATGATGATGAACCTAGGCCTCGTCCTCCTATACCTAAAGCAGCAATTCCACCACCTATATATGATGAGCCGGAAAGACCACGGTCACCGTCGGGACCTAGCAATTCATTTCTTGCAAACATGGG GGGAACTGTGGCGCATAAAATCATGCAGAAGTACGGTTTCCGGGAAGGACAGGGTTTGGGCAAACATGAGCAAGGCCTTAGTACTGCCTTATCTGTGGAAAAAACCAGCAAGAGAGGAGGCAAAATCATTGTTGGTGATCTAGCGGATAAAG TTGATGCATCTAAAAAAAATGATCCAAACCCTCTGACAGAAATACTAAAGTGTCCTACCAAAGTAGTGTTATTACGG AATATGGTGGGTGCTGGAGAAGTTGATGAAGACCTGGAAGGTGAAACAAAAGAAGAATGTGAAAAATATGGAAAGGTTGcaaaatgtgtaatttttgaG attcCGGGTGCTCCAGATGATGAGGCAGTAAGGATATTTTTAGAATTTGAGCGAGTGGAGTCAGCAATTAAAG CTGTAGTCGACCTCAATGGAAGGTACTTTGGCGGTCGAATAGTGAAGGCGTGCTTCTACAACCTAGACAAATTCAGAACTCTGGACCTTGGAGATTAA